From the genome of Kluyveromyces lactis strain NRRL Y-1140 chromosome F complete sequence:
GGTGagatttccatttcaattggtatgatttgaattcaatctATACTTGGAATACCGGCAAATAATAATTATACGCTGATACCCCAGGGACGTGCAAAGTATCATCACTTTTCAGATGCAACTCCAAAAGGAATGACTATATAAAGACTGATTATATATGCCGTtaaattcttcttgaaaccTTAGCGCTTTCCCTTCTTTTGTACCTGTTAATCGTATATCCTAATTTCCCTTCAAAACTGTCCCAAGCTACAATCAGGACAACAAACTGTTTACTGTCGCATCACTTCACACAGGACAAATAATAATCAATATACTACAATGAACCCAACTTTAGTTAGAGCTTTCCACAGATCCGCCGTCAGACTATCCCAAGCTTCTGCGGACGCTTCTTCACACAGTATGTCTACCGGAAAGTGGTTTGCTACCCTAGGAGGTGTCACTGTACTACTTGGTGCTGGTGCTGGTGCCTTGCAATGGGCCTacaaagattcaaaaattgACCAAATCTTTGCCAAGGAAAGAAGACAGGGTCTACACCATTGAAGCAAAAATTGACCAAAAGCTTGCTGAACGTCGGACTCGTGCGGTTAAATACTGAGATTTTTatatattcttcaattttgtaCTAATTTAATGAACGGTTATTAAACATACCCTACCCAGGTAGCGccagttttatttttttttatttattctGTCGTTACTTTGTTCTTCGTTATGGAAAACTGACGCACCTGTCGGtttaatctttttttttttttatgaTTGGTACTTTTACATTGCTTTGGTTCTATTTTTTGATCTTCgatactttttttttaaggtACTATTTAAGAACACAGTTACATATTCGACAAACTTTAATCAGTCAAAGCAACGGTAAAATTAGGATTCTTTTCAGTGGTTGGTTGTCTCATCGAATATTTGAATTATAATTGGAGGTACCAAATTGTAATCAGAAACTTTAAAATGTCAATCTATTTCTCTGTGTTGTTCATACTTCTTGTGGCCCAAATGGCTTTCATGTTCATGATAGTTATGCCCTTGCATTATCAGATAAGGAAAAGATTAGTGGTTTTCTCTGATAATTTTTTATCAGGTCCTCAATTTAGAACTGTGGTGGCTATATTAAGTTGTTTAGTGATGCTACTGTTCATTGACTCATGGAAACGTGCACAGCTCCCAGTGTTCTCTCACGCAGAGAAACCACAAGATGTGGCTAGTTCGTTGAAGACATTGACTACAAGGGCTTACAATCAAAGAAACGTATACATTTCGGGGTTCATTCTATACTTTACTATTTGTATTCCTGTCTTATTGAACTTATTAACCCGTTTGGTAAAATACGAGACTCTAATTAGGGAACTGAACTCTGTACCTGCAGTTGAAAACAAGCAAGATGAGAAGGATAAGAACAAAGCCAAGGAGAAAGAAGTCGCATCTCCCCAATTAACCGCACTACAAAAGGAGTTggaatcaaagaaagtatCTTTGAAGGCGTTAAAGATTCAAATAAACAATCTAAACGAACACTTCGATGCCACTATTAAGGATAAGGATCCTCAGCCAGCCtcagagaagaaaaacgATTGATATGAAACAATGTACGAACTTTTACTTAACTATAAAGCacgaaacaaaaaaatcCATTATTAACGACCACGAATACCGGATTCCCATGtcgaattcatcaattctttgaaaatgctTTCTTGGACATGTGTCACTAATTGATT
Proteins encoded in this window:
- the YET2 gene encoding Yet2p (similar to uniprot|P35723 Saccharomyces cerevisiae YKL065C YET1 Endoplasmic reticulum transmembrane protein homolog of human BAP31 protein) translates to MSIYFSVLFILLVAQMAFMFMIVMPLHYQIRKRLVVFSDNFLSGPQFRTVVAILSCLVMLLFIDSWKRAQLPVFSHAEKPQDVASSLKTLTTRAYNQRNVYISGFILYFTICIPVLLNLLTRLVKYETLIRELNSVPAVENKQDEKDKNKAKEKEVASPQLTALQKELESKKVSLKALKIQINNLNEHFDATIKDKDPQPASEKKND
- a CDS encoding uncharacterized protein (no similarity), whose amino-acid sequence is MNPTLVRAFHRSAVRLSQASADASSHSMSTGKWFATLGGVTVLLGAGAGALQWAYKDSKIDQIFAKERRQGLHH